In the Glycine max cultivar Williams 82 chromosome 6, Glycine_max_v4.0, whole genome shotgun sequence genome, ACTCCACACTGCTGAAATCATTTTTAGATCAAACTGAAACTGATCAGACCTACAAGCTTGAAGAGTTCCTCTCTCGCTTAGAGGAAGAACGTGTCAAGATTGATGCCTTCAAGCGCGAGCTTCCTCTCTGCATGCAACTCCTCACCAACGGTACAAgtttcaatcaatcatcatcatGGTTTCACCAAAGAAACATATCAAACGTAGTTGATGATATTCCAAATTCCAATGAACCAATTAAAACATGGAATGTCCTAAACCCTAAAGTTTCATCAATACCCCatgatgaaaatattatatatacttttataaaaaaaactcagtatattcatcttttttttcttctgttcttCCAAATAATATAAATGGCTTTTGTATTaaggtctttttttttaacctctTGCTCTCTTTCTAGTagtcttcttcttttgcttttccTTCTCATATAAAAGTGAGAGAATTACATCTTCTTTATTGTTATTAGAGAGTTGCTATACATAACCACAGAAATCTAAGAGTTTTGATACAATTGTTTGGGCACATAAAAAAAGGGGAAAGAAAGTTTCTCAATATACAAAAACCCTTGGAAAAAATTTAGGGTACCATAGAATTTctcttattataatttattattttggtatacACAATCATTAGTCTcaaattttatcctttttgaaTGCAAAGTAACAATCTTAATTTCTTTCAATCTTCAATTTCGCGTAGCTGTGGAGGCTTCAAGGCAGCAACTACAAGCCTTCAGATCAAACCAAGGAACGAGGCCAGTTCTGGAAGAATTCATGCCAATATTAAAGCATCCAAACTCTCAAGAAAGCGCTgaaaaaacatcaaacatatCTGACAAGGCGAATTGGATGACATCAGCTCAACTATGGAGCCAAGCAAGTGAAGGAACCAAACCACAATCCACAATTACATCATTACCTAAAGAAGGTGCTGATATTGGCTTTAGCGTGAGCCCGAAGCTAGCCCTAGACAACAAACATAGGAATGGGGGAGCCTTTTTACCATTCTCAAAAGAACGAAACTCGTGTCAAGGATTAAGGGGTCTTCCTGAGTTGGCCCTTGCATCTCCTGAGAAAGAAATTGAGGAAAATAAGTGTGAATTAGAGGCAGAGAAATGTTCGAAAAGGGAGAATCCAGGCAAAGGAGGGAGTTGTGAAGGGGTTAATGTTGATCAGGGAAAAAGTGCTTCAGTTGCATCTGAGGCACAAACAGCAAATACTACCACCACCACAACTAACACTAGTGGCCAAACTCATAGGAAAGCAAGAAGGTGTTGGTCACCGGATTTGCACCGTCGATTTGTTAATGCTCTTCAGATGCTTGGTGGATCTCAAGGTATCaccaattaaatatattttttgctcTATTGAAATAtgactcttatttttttttattttaaaaaaatcatctgttttgtttttttattaagaaaaacaccctttatgaaaatataattaaaaacataatttttatgcattttaaagattataaatagataaaattattttttttaaaaataattgtaggTACTAAAAATAGATTTGAAAAGATTACCTCATTTGTACTTAAAACAAAACTATTGCAGAGAAATGgtaattttacataaaaataattaagggagAGAACAAGATACAATTATGGGATGTAATAAATGAtacaatgaaagaaaatatatataaaaataatattgtataaaTCGATGCATGAATTATTACATGGATAACACATTTCTTTAGCAATCCTGAACTTATTTTTATAAGCTACATAATAATCCTGACCGGAACTATAATCATTGCTGCAATCCAATTATAATCATTGCTGCAATCACTAATAAgtgttctctttctttttgttgtttgtcACTTTACAGTGGCCACCCCAAAACAGATTAGGGAGCTGATGAAGGTTGACGGTTTGACCAATGATGAAGTTAAAAGCCATCTCCAGGTACTTCTCTCTCTGGATTGTACATATAGACAGGAATGAAAGAGCTACTTTGTTGTTGTACTATTATTATTGCTTCACTGACATCTTAGTTAATATCACTTTGAACAATATCTATTATGAAGATGTAACCAATTAATCACAAGTGAAGcctaaacaattttaaaagaaatattttactaacgagaaaattatatattatatttttgttaatatgtgatattttttctaataaatataatattttttgttttataaaaattaaaaaaaaatgtatttttgttgGGTGTctaaaacttatattttaattactttaccCTTAAACCAACTATGCATATAGTTGAGCATTTGGAAatacttttgtttttggttgtCTTCTTTTTTATAGTTCCTTTGTCTTTTTTCTTGCACTTTCTGATCAAGTTCCCATGTTAAAATTTGTTCACAGAAATATAGGCTTCACACTAGAAGACCCAGTCCGAGCCTACATACCGGAGGACCAACACCCCAGCTTGTAGTCCTTGGAGGAATTTGGGTGCCACCGGAATATGCCACAACTACAGCAGCCATGACAAATTCCGGTGACCCCACACTCTATGGCCCACATCCTACCTCACAAGTGGCACCACCACACTACTGTGCAGCCACCCAAATGCCCCAAGAATTCTATAACTCAGCGTTGCCGTTATCGTTGCTGCCACCACCACATGACTACAcccttcatcatcatcattttcacATGTACAAGACAGCAGCACAGACACAAAACTCTCCGGAGTCCGATATTCGGAGCAGTGGCGACCGGTCAGAGAGCATTGTGGATGGGAAGTCGGAGAGTGGTAAATGGAATGGAGAGAGTGGAGAGAAGAAAGGGTTGGCAGCACTAAGAGATCAAGAAGGGGAAGAGAGCACTGGAAGTGAGATTACTCTTAAATTCTAGGGCTTATGTGGTTACTATGAGAATCAATTTTAGAACTTgctaggattttttattttgattatttttaacctTGCATGATAGCATGCATCCCATGTTCAATTAGTCATTTAACACGAGTGGGAGGAAGTAACAACCAATTAAGGAGAAGATATCCtcataaatttaaacttttcaTAGAAATATCTGTTTGTATTGTAAACAAGGGATTGGTGAAGGTGAGGGCATAAAGTGTGCGTCTGTTTTGTTTCGCTTTGTGTGAATACGTGATGTTAACAACATAATATGAGAGGAAGAAttcgattatatatatatatatagttcttGGAATTTTCTGCTTCTCTTGATTACATATTTGCCCTTTGATTTTTTAGATAATGACAATGGCCACAACACTCACCAACCCTTGGTCCCAACTCGTTGGCCAATATTTTAATTAGACTATTGTTCGGAATGATTTACAAGAAATGTTTCTCTATAGCTTGGGTAGGGTGGCATTGGGTTCCATTTGTGTTACTCCAAAAGATCGACTCACTAAaacttttttgaaaaatgaagtcAAAACTTATTCAAGTAAGTAATCGTTATAATAtatggattattttttattaacgtgTTTGGATTAGCGATAATATTGACATTAAGGATAAATTACTGTAAaatcaatacaaaaataattatttattgcttCAAAATATCACGCTTATCAAACATGCATGCACGGTACTTTTAAATTGTTGTCTGCAATCATAATTGTGGActtaatataaaagtttttgacTCACCACAATAGCATCAGAATTACAAATGACTGCATTAACCACACTTTTTCGTAATTATCCGTAACAAAGGTTTTTCGACTTAGTGCAAGCAAAACCATGGCAGGAACTTTGTTGGGTACCGGTAGACCACTTGGTTACCACGTGAATTCCTCAAAAGGTTAGCAGCTTGAGAATGGCAATAAATGAAACAGAATACTGCAGAAGGTAATTCATTGATCAAATTCTTGGTTTTTAAGATGCTAAAATACTTTTGAACAAGTTAAATGTACCTTTTCCGTTCTTTATTACTCTTTTCTTCTGAGTAGGATAATGCGCTCATCACCGCACACGATAAGATGCAGGATTCCGACACAGATCTGGTTGAAGCTGATCTTCGTCCgtttattattttctcaaaGAATGGGCCATAAAAGAACCACCGAAAGTAAAGAATTGAAGTGTATTTTTCTTTCCACCTTAAGTCTTTGCTGCactttcttgctttctttgGCTTTTGTAATATGAAagaagaattattttattttttttcatattaaaatagTATGTATGCAATGGGATTTGCACCCATTTCTGATGTTATTGGTATATCTATCAATGTTTGTCGTGGCTTACCTTCTAGGGAGCAACCATATCTTGAAATGAAATTGGTCTATCTATTGAAAGATCACGCTTACAAAACAATGAGTTACGGCTTACTACTATAAAATTGTTAgtggtaaaaattaattaacttttttgaaGATATATTAATTTGGAAATGCATTTGAAATGAGAAgattttataatctcttgattaTTCTAAAACTGTTTGATGACATttttgtcataaattttaaGGATTGTTTTctctgaaataaataaaaatgaagtatACAATgtcagtttttttatattttaaaaaccgGATATCCCTTGGTTGAAAACTAAGGATTAATCtcttaaaatacttaaatatatttaaaaaaattatctctctTGATATGATAACagttattgattaaattaaaaataaactactAATAGGATATCTTTAAACAATTGAATGATTTGTTATACATATATGTGCatataatattaatcattaattttatttactttttttgtctatatatataagatattgTATTTGATATCCAATTAATCCTGTACCATCGAATTGGCctattttgggacaaaaccttaaATCAACTTCTTACTTTAGAGTTAGTTCTCTTAATATTAATGCTTTTGAATTTGAGATAGGGGTTTCCAATTAATTCATCTTCATTATTCGATTGAATGGTTTTGATAAAAGTTTACGTATCACTGTCAAAGACTTGGGTGATCAAACAAAAGGAACAACATGTAATTTTTAACTCTAAAACCATGAATATAGTTGAGAGCAAATATCCAACTTCCCAGGTTTTCTGCACTCTTCTTATTGTTGATATTGTAATCTAAATACATGTCTAATATATGCTTGGACAGAAGGATTGCATTTTGTATGTAGTTGTTATTCAGGAACAAAATGATGCCAAGTGATCTTTGCTTGTACGAGTTTAGAGAGCTTCTTTTTTGAGTACCTCTGATACTCTGAAGAAATAATTGTTTCACTTAATTtaatttgctgataaaaaagaaaagaaaataaagaaaattaaggctACAAAGTGTCATTATTTTTAGTATATGATTTCAACAGAGGGAAATTTGTCAAAGTTTAAAGtgaagatgatgttgatgtcaTGTTGATGTCAAAGCAGAAAATGGTCACCAAAGGAGACATTAACGCTTAGTGAAAAAGTTCTAGAATCTTAGAGGTTGACAGGGTCGTAACCTGGCTAGTGGATGGccagattgaatttttttaaaaaaaagtcgcCATAAGCGTTCTTGTATAGGTAGATTTAGAGTTGGTTAATTAGcagtactttaattttttttaatagtaattagCAGTACCTAGATAAATAAGTATGCACTTAAATACATTCAAGACACATGTGAGACAAGTGCACCCATTGAGGATACTAGTTAAGACGGATGTTTGACATGAGTGGTGTTTTCTCGATAATATCCTACATATCCTATGACACGGTGATGCCTGGATTCATGTATTAATTTAAGGTTATCTTCCGCTTTCAATTTCTTGTAATTTTCATTCATATCAatgtaatttgaattttgttacttttaaatttcttacaTTATACTTTTCTTGCACTTTTACTTTTCCTATACTCTTTACATTCGTGTACTTTAATTTTTCCACTTTCTATCTTTCGGTACTTTTCATTCAACAAATTCTTTAAATCCCTATTTATTTTACACTTCTTTCAATTTAAGCGTTTTTACTTATTGTACTAGTAGCCAACATTAATAAATGCAAATTAGAAAGAGAGCAACTCTTACGAACCCTTCTATTTTAGTCGGTTTTGATACCCTCGCCTAGGTGGACAAATAAGATAGTGACACGTCATTTAATGATACCAAATCAGATTACCTTTAATGCAGATAAGTCCCGTTTccagttaattattttttcattttttattattttaatgtttctttTCAAGTTGTAGCCATAAGTGTTCTTTTCCCTTGTATACGAAACCCTAACGCAGCTGTCAACCGAGGAATATAATAGGCAAAGGAAAAGGTACGgtgggtgtttttttttttttgctttcccaACTTACATCatgcactacaagaaaaatgtctTGTACATAGATTTTTTTCCtactaatataaaatattataggtATAatctaaaaatacttttacctAAGAATTTATGCTGTTGGTAAAACCTTGTAAtattctaataaatatataaatgtctaaaatatttttacctaCTAATATTTAGTGTAAGTAAAATCTTAAAAACTTATACACACTTATTTTAGTATAAGTAAAACTTCAAAAAGAATTCTACCTACAAATATCCATTTGGTTCAGgtaaaatttcaaatacttgTACCTACAATTCTTTAGCCTAggtaaaactaaaaaagtttacatgtacaaattttttacgtaaataaaatctttataatacttaaaatataatttatatatttgtaaatatttatttattataagttttaactataatatttaaaaatatttttttattaagaactatagtcatataaaataaatatttattctttatataagAGACAAgctaaaatatataagaattaaaatattttttttatcatattttaataaaataatgactatcaaatttaaattactctaagaatgattaatttaatttcaaaatcaaatactaatttaaatgataaaataaaacatgatgTGACATTGCTCTATTTGTCTCGCATGTAGGGCTTTGCACATTGGCACAGAGTCTCGCGAGCAAAGCAGCGACTTCGCGGTCTCAATGGTGGCACAAAAATGTTGGTTCAATGACGATGAGTCCATGGCGGAACAATCAGTGACTGGCGCGTGAGTTTGGTTTGATCTGAAGGTGTCCTCAATGGCAGATTTGAAGAAAAATGGTTTCGTGACCTACGCTTACATTCTTCTCCACAATAATGTTTCCATTGGCCAAATCTTCAACAAGGTTATCATCAATCACTTCAAATTCTTTCATACAGTTTTTATTTCCTGATAAGTTTTAGGGAAACGCTTTGACAGGAAGATATCTTGAAGATAATTATGTGCTGATTTCGAAGCAAGAATTCAAtgttctttttgtgtttttaattttaattttatttattttcttctgtttgagaattcttctatTTAGATGAATTAAGAGTATAGCAAGATGTTGATGAAATGAGATATATAACATCTTGATGTTTCATGTTCTTGTAATTGGTTAGAGAGCAAGAGCAAATGTGATTAGTTTCAGTAATTATCTGCAGTAATCTGGTATTCTATGCAAGTTTGTGGATTAGAATAGAATAGACATCACAAGGAGCTATTAAGTGGTCATGGCTTTCGCACAAGTACACATCACAACCAATTTTGTCTATGGAGGTATCCATCAATGACTAATGTGCGAGGCTTGGATGGTCTTGCTTTTGGTGTCCTTCATTATGTCAAGGTATGGCTATAATAATAGTCTTTAAAATTGAGAAATTGTCTTTAAATACTGTTTAAATGTTCAAACTGTCTTTAAATACCATTTAAACATTCGCTAAAGTATGTTacaattgtgatttttttatctcatctatataattaaaaaatatgaattatattaaTACCACTTTGAAGTGATATTGTAGTCAGAAttcaattaatgttattttattaattgtctATCTTTAGGTGTGAGATCATTTTCTTTACCACAGTAagatttactttatttttctacAAAAAATGTCGTTTAAATGGTATTTCTTAAGAGTCTCAAGTAATTAGCTATTAATGGAGCCTGTTTTAAGAGACTCTCTTGATCTTTGTCTGCAAAGTTTCTTTTGTGCAGTATTATGCTTATAAAGCATGTTTTGGAAGCAAGACTTGACATGGGAAGTTAGATATGAAATATGTTTCTGACACAGAAACTTGGTGCACTGTCCTTCATCTTCACTAATGAAGgggttttctattttctttgagTTATCTATTTTTCTGTTTCCTTGTGTTGTAGTTACATTTTGTCATTAGATAAATGAGCATAGAAGTCAATCAGTAACAAGCTCTtgaatttttcttcatttattacTATTAGAAGATATTGTCTAAAGCCTCTACAtcaatattactttttttttttcctatacttTTAACAACTGCTTATTTCTTTTCAGCTTGCTTGGTATAACAGTAAAGACTAAAATTTTGTTGAATGACGATTGTAGCAAGATCAAGCTTTCGCAGGTAGTGAtaggttaattttattaaaaatgaatatctGACTTATTAGATTATTTAGAAACAGGACCAATTATTTAAAAGTAACATTGTCTGCCAGTAACAGGTTAGTTAAAGAAACATTTGAGAATTTCCAAGTAGGAAATGCCTCTTTAAAATTGTGAAGCTCCAGCACCTTACTCTAATATGCTCCCTGGTAGGTAAGGATTCATAATATCATCGAGTCTTCTTATTGATCCAATTCACAAACTCATAGTTTTTATGTTTATCCTTTTATGTGAGAGAAGCTCAATCTAGTCAAAGATGTTTTCTTTAATACCTTGTTTATTCTTAGCCAACTGTTTATTcaagtatttaattatatattaaattgaagAATAAATTCATTTAACTATTTCTTGGTTTTTAAGATAGGACCTATAGTGGAAAAACTTACAAAAGAGACTCCACGGGATTTGATACATTTGAAAGAGTTGTTATCATTTTGtgaaagtaaaagaaatttGCATAACTTTCTTGAAACATGTATATATTAGATAACAAACACACAAGCACGTTAAGTTTTTCATTTTGAGGTTTTGATTGTCCATTGCTCTTAATGTTCTTGGAACCGAATGCTTAATTAATTGTTTCGTAATTTTATGACATATATGCCATGAAAGTTTTGCATGGTTGTCTTTCTATGTTGCTTGCATGTATTTATAAAGTTTCATTTATCATCACTTTGTTTAAATTTGACCAATAAATATGactttttagattattatttttaaatatagatgcttatattttattgaatattgGTTTATGATATTAGTCATGTTATTCTTAATAAGTGATATTGTTATTTCAGGAACATGGTTTAGATGGTGATGAAGATGTGAGGATGCTTTGATTGGAAAGACATTGATATTCTAGATCTCTTGAGTggttattaattaaattctaaattataCATATGAATGTCTTTACCTATTGACTTGTGAAATTCCAGTACACAGGAAatacaaacaaaagaaatacgaagaaatattttaagtttcaactttcaagtgtATAAATTATTGGTGGTTCCTTCTATTTCAAGTTTCAATAATCCTTCTtccaattatattattttttaagggaaaaattaaaaatatttaattaaaaattatgatcgATGAAGAATGTAATTAggaactatttttattattattatatgaccTTTACCTACAGATGATCGTAGGTACAAGtaaatgacttttacctacattTAGAGATTGTAGGTATAGATTAATACTTTTTACCTACACATTTGAAATTGTAGGTGTTACCTATAGTGACAGTCAAATGTGACTATAGGTAAAAATATATCCATAGGTAAAACCTATGGTGATGTATATCCCCTCAAAGTTGACGCCTAAAACGCTTGTAGAACAAAGTCCTTTATACATCTACCTATGGATTTTAGACTTCTAGTGATAGTTTTTGTGTGTAAGTATAAGTTATTTTCCTTGTGGAGATGCGTAACAATAATATTTGCACAAGGACAAACGCACCCTACGTAATAGTAACAATGTACTAAAAGTTTAGATATCAAACCCAAAAAGATCAATTGTGTTCtcaaatgataaattttgtaaaactaagcatttaatgtaaaaattaaatgaaagatcgATAGTTGTGGTCAATTATTCAATTCAGTaaataagaaacaaagataGAAGAGTCAATGtgaaaatagttataataagCAACCTAGGATTGTGATTTCACACTTACTCCAATTTTCCCAAATCTAATTCTAACAAAATCCCAAATGTTGTCAATTACAAGTATTCccaaattcaattattaatttttaattattgtttaataaCACTCTTTGCCCTCATCAATACTCAATTGATTATGGAAACATCGTGCTAGGTCAAAGGATTAAGATCAAAACAAGGgtgatcaattaattaatttaccagaatttctcataaccattTTGATCATGCAAGTTACGTAGAAGTAGTCTCTTCCTAAGTCAATCAGTTACATCCAGATGGTCACTGTAATGCAATAGATCAAGATTCAGAGTGATCAATTCCAAATTAAcattaaagaacaaaaaaatatttaaatgactGAAAAACATCGAGAGtttcattaaaattagaaaagggGTACAAAAGTATGACTACATCATAATCCTGGACTAAGGAGACTAGCTATTCATGGCCAAAAGTATGACTGCATGATGGAAGCTTGGTTGAGAAACTTCTATGGAGGTtgaatctttgagcttcaatgaggtccttcaatggtgatttccAGCCATAGAGTtgcagcggaagataaaggagaagaggtgagaggaggcgccatccactagagaataagccatggaagaagaggcttcaccaccaagaaagtgtcttggataagaagcttataggggaagcttcaatggaggaagagaatgagagagagagagagaatgagagaaagagagagagagagagagagagagagagagagagagaaagagaaagtggTGTGGGAATGAAGGAAAGATAGGGAAAGAAGTTGAACTTTAAAgtttgtctcacaagactctcattcatcaaagttaccacaagtgttacacatgcttctatttatagtctaggtagcttccttgagaagccagtgttacacccctccaatagctaagctcaccccatgccaaaatacataaaGGAAGAAagtttccttgagaagcttccttgggaATCAAGTGTTAcaccctccaatagctaagttcacccccatgAGAACACGCACCTAGccaataactaagctcacccctCCCCcccaaaaaatacatgaaaatacaagaaaaatccctactacaaagactactcaaaatgtcctaaaatacaaggctaaaaccctatactactagggtacccttaacttgtagggtagggtgcccttaatttgtagggtatcctacaaacctaaaaatgaccaaaatacaaggcccaaaagaaggaaaacctattctaatatttacacagataagtgggctcatatttagcccatgggcctaaaatctaccctaaggctcatgagaaccctagggccttctcctgcatctctggcccaatcttcttggagtcttctatccaatgccctttgggagtaggattgcatcatcccctcccccttgaaaaggatttgacctcaaatccagaggttcttgaaactctaggcttctttcctcaacacctgtaaaaagaataaaaacatatatattagtggtgttgggtatgttagagtagggtgaAGTCTGAAATCCCCTTTCCTAGACATTTTCCCATAAGAGAACATGGTTCCTTACCAACTCAaagagtggtgctacaagtataggaAAATATggaacaaaccttttgtaaaattttgttaagtcatggaagccccaaatttcccttatacttggtggagtgggccactcagaaatgacctttattctcttagggtttgtgggaaccccttgatcactatttaaaaaaattaaggaaagtaatgcaataaaacatacctttttctatattttcatgttgattacacctaccaaaaagtat is a window encoding:
- the LOC100809196 gene encoding myb family transcription factor EFM, whose protein sequence is MPSQAELSMMDYKPYSYSTLLKSFLDQTETDQTYKLEEFLSRLEEERVKIDAFKRELPLCMQLLTNAVEASRQQLQAFRSNQGTRPVLEEFMPILKHPNSQESAEKTSNISDKANWMTSAQLWSQASEGTKPQSTITSLPKEGADIGFSVSPKLALDNKHRNGGAFLPFSKERNSCQGLRGLPELALASPEKEIEENKCELEAEKCSKRENPGKGGSCEGVNVDQGKSASVASEAQTANTTTTTTNTSGQTHRKARRCWSPDLHRRFVNALQMLGGSQVATPKQIRELMKVDGLTNDEVKSHLQKYRLHTRRPSPSLHTGGPTPQLVVLGGIWVPPEYATTTAAMTNSGDPTLYGPHPTSQVAPPHYCAATQMPQEFYNSALPLSLLPPPHDYTLHHHHFHMYKTAAQTQNSPESDIRSSGDRSESIVDGKSESGKWNGESGEKKGLAALRDQEGEESTGSEITLKF